The following are encoded in a window of Ricinus communis isolate WT05 ecotype wild-type chromosome 4, ASM1957865v1, whole genome shotgun sequence genomic DNA:
- the LOC8289495 gene encoding membrane steroid-binding protein 2, whose translation MATYSIVMDSIEGYTGLSPAAFFTIAALMVVVYKMVCSMFVDPEELHNHKLSNNHINDQTTPRILEPVQLGDYVTEQELRAYDGSDPSKPLLMAIKGQIYDVSSSRMFYGPGGPYAKFAGRDASRALALLSFDPKDLTGNLEGLSESELEVLQDWEYKFMEKYVKVGQLVSEHTRTEETDAGEKVEENQKHETNGEE comes from the exons ATGGCAACTTACTCAATAGTGATGGATAGCATAGAGGGGTATACGGGCCTATCACCAGCAGCCTTCTTCACAATAGCAGCTCTAATGGTGGTGGTTTACAAAATGGTGTGCAGCATGTTTGTAGACCCAGAAGAGTTACATAATCATAAGCTAAGCAACAATCATATTAATGATCAAACAACACCTAGAATCTTAGAACCAGTTCAGTTAGGAGATTATGTTACAGAGCAAGAATTAAGAGCTTATGATGGTTCTGATCCTAGTAAGCCACTTTTAATGGCTATTAAAGGTCAGATCTATGATGTCTCTTCCTCCAg GATGTTTTATGGTCCCGGTGGACCGTACGCGAAGTTTGCTGGAAGGGATGCAAGCAGGGCTTTAGCTCTTCTGTCTTTTGACCCTAAAGACCTAACAGGGAATCTTGAGGGTCTGAGTGAATCTGAGCTTGAAGTTTTACAGGATTGGGAATATAAATTCATGGAGAAGTATGTCAAGGTTGGGCAGCTTGTTTCTGAACATACGAGGACTGAGGAAACAGATGCTGGAGAAAAAGTTGAAGAAAACCAGAAACATGAAACAAATGGAGAAGAATAA